The sequence CGCTCGGGGGGGAACCTGGCCCAGCTGCCCCGCAGGGGGGCTTAGTGTGCCCTTCGGGGTCACTGCAGCGCGGGATGCTGCCGGGTCCCGCTTGGCACGCAGCCGCTAAAGTATGCGGGCTCGGCGCACTTGCATGCGCAAGGGAAAACTTCTTTTCCgcctaatttttttaattatttctagaCCTGAAACTTGGTAAAAAAGTTAATGAAGGGAAAACGAAGGAAGTGTACGAGCTGCCAGATATCCCGGGATGTGTTCTCATGCAGTCGAAAGACCAAATAACAGCGGGAAACGCGGCCAGGAAGGACCGAATGGAGGGGAAGGCTGCCATCTCCAACACGACAACTAGCTGCGTGTTCCAGCTGCTTCAAGAAGCCGGTAAGTATTTCAAAGGTGGAATACGTGCCTGGATATCATGGATATTGTTACAACACAGTATTATTTCTATATATTGGTTTGTCCTACCTTGAGGCTGTAATGGGTTTTTGGAATGCTTTTTCTATTAGATTTTAGTTACACTTTTCCCTCTGGTACTACAGATCTGGGTAGGTGATTTCTTCATTTGGAAGATGAGACTATCTACTGAAGTAATCTTCTAATCGCAGATAGcacttcttttccttgtttggaCGCACCCCTCCTAATCCTCCTCTGTACTTGTCAGTTCTCCCCTCCCTCCGTGCCCTCTTGCCTGGAATACCAGACTAGATGCATCTCCTGCATAGAAATCACTGCTAGCTAATGGCACTACCAGACCTATGTCTAAGCTGTTTGAAATTTGTGTATTAAGGTTAAACGATTAAATCAGAGtacctttttatatttttcttttccctttcagttgTGTGCTATATCAATTTAAAGTTTCTGTATGATTTGTACTTATATGCATTTGCGATACAGTCCTCTTAAGTGTTTATCAGCCCAATTTAATGTATCGGGAACAATGCTTTCTTCTAAAAacctcaaaatatttctgacgTTACAAGTGAGTTTTCATGGAGTACCTAACTGACTTGAATTACTTGAGTAAGTTTTGCACCAAGCTTCCAAAAATGGAGCCCGTATCTTTGccttgaaaaagtattttgaactGTCTCTTTGCAACATGCATACTTCTCAGGAATTTGCGCTGATGGGTTTCTAACTTGAATCTGCAAATGGTACTATAACACAGGTAGGTACCAGTAAACTTGGTTAAGGCCACTTATAGTTGTGCGCTCAGCACACTTCAAAGCATTCTTGTAGAAGTCTCGCAAAGACGGCTTCAAGTATCAGCTGAGTTACAGCTTGTAACAAATACAAGTTTTAGAGTAGTAACAGATGGTCAAACAGTAAAGGCCTAGTATGTTTCATAtgtggggaagagaaagatgGTTTCTATAGAGTTTTATCTCCCGTATCTCTGTGCAAGTAGTACTTAAAATATGGGCTGAGACAAAGATAAGTCATTTGGCATAATCCTCGGTCACTGGCTTTCTTGAGAAGCGTATTGTGCATGCGGTACGAAGTAGCCTCCAAGGTCTGTCTTTCTGATGATATTTGTGGTTGATTACCAGTTTTCATTTAGGAATCTTTAATGAGATGTTTTGCCCAATTCTTAAATGGCAACAGATAAgataacaataaaaatagtaTACAGATATAAACTATGAATGTGAAGAAGCCATGCTGCAGACCTCTCAAAGGTCCTCAGTAACTTCAGGTGCTGCGGGAAAAATGTGCGGAGTAAAGTGtagctgcattttaaagcaacaaaagaaCTTTCAGGGTTCTACAGTTTGCTTATTTGACTGGCATAAATTGCAGATAACGTGAATGCCTTATTGTATAGgtagtttgtttgctttgcgCAACTCTTCTTAACCTACCCTTTCAAAGGTGATGATTTACAAAGTTCTGTTAAAGTTTCTCTCCGTTTATAAAAGCTACTGTCAGCCTTTTAACAGCATGCATCTGCACTGGTGAAAAATGTAGTAGTAAACCATGTAGGGGCCGTAATGCCTGGATTTAGAAGTGACTTAATGTGCAGTTGATTATTTAAATCATTCTGGCCTTGAGGGCAGTGCAATAAAATCTAAAGAGTCAATgctaatactgtattttaagacTTTAATTCTTCATGGCTCTGGGAGTGGAATGGAATACAGCTACTTCTTGGTTTGAATGGATGCAGCCCCATTGTCGGGTTTCTGGCAGATGCCGATTGGGCTTAGCAGTTGTCTTGCCCTGGGGGGAGCAAGGTGGGACTTTCTTCAagagtgaaatggaaaaaaagagccaTTTGGCACTTACAGTGCCTATCTACGTGTGTTTGCTGGCCCCGGTTGGTATGGGGTCATCTTAGAATTATGAGAGAAGGTTGACTTGCTGCAGcaggtttgtgtgtgtgtgcttctgAGCCTGAAGGTCTTTTAGCTAACAAATCGTGAAGATCTCGTGTCCTAAATAAATGTTAGTTTGTAACGAAAGTGAGGACTAAGTCATTCTCTTCCTGATCCATCCTCCTTTATTGAACAAAGTAGCCAAGACTGCTGTGCTCCCTAGCTCCTTTGGAAGTCTCCAGTTACTGTTCCTTGTAAAATGGATCTTCCACTAGAGAGCATGGTTGGGTACTTGGTTGCTGCTAACTTTTGTTTACAAACCAACCATACGGAGGGATAGATAGGTTTTTTTTGGAAGTTCtgtgaacaaaattatttgcaagaATAGGATTTCTGACCAGAGCATAAGGTTCTGAGCTACAAGCGAGTGTTGTATGATAAAATAGGTAAAACTAGTGACTTGTGGATGCTAACAACATTGATTGCCTTTTGCAAGGTCAGAGTGGGCTTAAAATACCCTGAAGAGATTCAGGGTGTCCCTTAAGTCCAGAGAACAAGATTCGGTTGTACTTAAAGATGGTTGTGACTCTTGTCTCAACTGTGGGGTGTGTTTAGTAATGAGACTAAGCATCTATCTTTGTATTTAGGaattaaaacagcttttgtcAGGAAACAGAGCGACACAGCATTCATAGCAGCTCACTGTGAAATGATCCCAATTGAATGGGTGTGCAGAAGAATTGCTACTGGTTCCTTCCTCAAAAGAAACCCTGGTGTCAAAGAAGGATATAAGTTTTACCCACCCAAAATTGAGATGTTTTACAAGGTaagtttcctttcctgtgaTGTTAATCAAACTTAAACAGAGAGAGAACTCTGtatctccttttaaaatgttgacaGTTAAAATTAAGCCAGTAATGCTCATATTGCTTGTAGCTTTGTCATACTGACGTTTTTGCGCATTCTTGTCCAACAGCTATTTTTGTCTAAAGTGCATATAATGTAATACTGGCTTACAGGGCCATCAAAGAATAAGAAGCCAAACGGTACATAAACCAGaaacttgttttatttagaaTGTAAGGATTTTTTAGGTGTAAGCTGAGGCATCAGTTGAAATTGATGTGTTCATACATTTGGAGAAATTAAACAGTTACTGCACGGTAAGGGTAAGTAGCTAGCTAGGCACTTAGCATTCTGAACTTCTTTAGGAATGTGTGCTGAAAGAAGTATCTTGTGAACTATGACCTAAAGTGCTGTTTGTAGTGTACCCTGTCACTTGTGGGGCACTGTCCAAACTTGAAGTGCTTTTAAAGATGTTCAGGTGTTACAGCAAGTGTTTTCAATGTTGCTGTcactttttttcacttctaatcATAAAATACTAGCGTAAAGCCTGGGTTtcttggtgttgttttttttaaaaaaaaaacccaaacaaatcctAGTGTTTTCTAATGGTTATTTTCATCTTGTAGCCAGCTTAAATTACATGATGTATATGTTCTGGTTTTCTTAACAGGATGATGCTAATAATGATCCACAGTGGTCTGAGGAACAGCTGATTGAagcaaaattctgttttgctggaCTTACTATTGGCCAGACTGAAGTAGATATAATGGCTCGTTCTACTCAAGCCATTTTTGAAATCTTGGAAAAATCATGGCAGCCTCAAAACTGCACTCTGGTAGACCTGAAGGTATAAGTCTGATTTCTTGTTGATCCTAGATCTGACAGAAAGTATATCACTATATAGTTCCTAAATTGGGATTCTTACTGTCTTTTTTAGATTGAATTTGGTGTTAATATTCTGACAAAAGAAATTGTTCTTGCTGATGTTATTGATAATGACTCATGGAGACTGTGGCCGTCAGGGGACAGAAGCCAGCAGAAGGACAAACAGGTAGTGTTTTAATCTTTACCTTCCAAGTCACTTGggaaggagaatgaaaaaacaTGAACCCTATAGTTAAACATCTGCTTTCAGAGTGGCTTTTTCTGGATAGTTTTATCTTGTTAGAGTAGCTTATAAGGTACCTAATGCCCAAGCCTATTTTCATTGAATAGTTGATCTGGTTTATGGTAGAAAATCCTCTGCCTGTATATCTTCAGTAGGAATGCCCAACAGCACTATTGACTGGCGCTTCCAGGGGTAATAAGAATTTTTGACTTGTTGTGCAGGTAACAAAATAGTTGGATAACAAATTGGTAGGAATAATAGAAGATTTGGTTCCCAGGTCTGCCTCCAAGTTTCTCTGTTTATTCAGCGTGGTATCCTCTAGTAGTAGAGAACTGGTGACACATAAGAGGGATCTTGCCGGGAGGATGCTTCTCAACATTATTTTGGTTAAGCTTGAATTCACTATTCAGTTGTCTTAAGTGTTACTAACAGACTGTCCACATATGAGGGGCTGCAAACAAACAtaagtttgaaataaaacttgtcCTATATTTAAATTTGTAGCAATGACACTTGTCAAATATCTCTGACTTACCAGATAGTAGTTATGAAAGAACAAAGGTTTGTGAATGCTGCTGCCATGGAGCTTCTGTGACAGTTGTTGAGACTAGTAACAGAGAGCCTGTGAGAGAACGTGGCTGTAAGCCACAGGGCAAGATTTCAAAGGGGATGGGGGGTGTATTACTCTTAAATTAGGAAGCAGAACTGCTCTATTGCTTACTTTACCTGAATTATGTAGTAGCATACTCAAGTTAATTGCTCTGACAGTGCTTTTGCTCATCTCCCTAAAATAAGGTATGTGGTAATATCATGCAGAACGTAGGTTGGCTAGTGCAGACAATCATGTCGTTGCAAatccaatttttaaaatgttgtgtaTCTTTCCTTAAATTCACCCTTTGAGAAGCTTCCAAAACCTTGGTACCCTTGTGGCTGGAAAGCCTTTCATGTTGCAGACAGCTATGAATAGTAATGTAGAAGGTTGTTTAATGAAGAACCATCTCAGTAGATGTAAATAGCTCTTGCTTCCATATCTGCTCTCCCGTGTCTATACCAATCTCTTGCTCTCCTTCCTGTGGAGTTTCTAGAAACTGCATAAATATTCCAGCTGGGGTATCCGTATGAATTATGGTAGCAAAATGAGTGCTTTGTGTACCCAAAACACTAACTTcagtctttttttgtcttttcagtcCTACCGGGACCTGAAAGAAGTGACTCCTGAAGCGCTGCAGATGGTCAAGAGAAACTTTGAATGGGTTGCAGAAAGAGTGGAGgtatctgtttttaaaaataatgtatatagACTTTGATAACTGCACATCTTCAGGCCTGttgactgctttttttcccccccccctccccggcctccttcacttttttccccagttgcttctgaaaacaaagagcCAAGGTAGAGTGGTAGTGTTGATGGGATCTCCTTCTGACCTGAGTcactgtgaaaaaataaaaaaggcatgtGCAGCCTTTGGAATTCCTTGTGAGTTAAGAGTGACGTCTGCTCACAAAGGGCCAGATGAAACCCTGAGGATCAAAGCAGAGTATGAAGGTAAATGCCATAGAACTACTGATTTGGATTGAAACAGTATCGTGTTCGAGAATTCCTTTGCAACTTAAGGATTTGTGTAGGTGTTTTTCCATGTTCTGTCAAACAGAACACCAAGGTGTTACAATGCTGTTCTACTCTTGCTAATTACACAGTGAGAAGCTATAGACTTCACTAAGCAGTTGGAGTAATGCGTTGTCCTACTGCGCAGCCACAACTTCCTTTACCCAAAGCCTAACCCAGGACCAGAACTATTTTGCCCGAGCCTGATTATGTTAATGCATCTATGGTAGCATCTTGCTGGTGATGCTGGCCATTCTGAAACAAGGAGGGGTGACAgaactatttatttttgtgggaGTGTACTTTCTGCTCTGTGAAACTACAGATGTGGTAACAGAGAAGCACTTTGAGGTGAACTGTGTATGATTTAAGGAGAGGAGGAACACTTAAAGATGGCAGAGGTTTAATGGCTGTTACACAGCTAAGCAGCACCTATTGGTCTGGTACTGAGACTTCCCCTTGGAGGTAGACATGCTGACTTCAGCTATGGGAAAGCGTAGCTGGGATTTAAGGCTGCGAGATTTATAAGATTTTTATGTAAAAGGGGAAATTAGCACTAGAATTTTGTGTCCATGTTCACGGAATTGACAAAATAACTGCCAACAGAATTGTGGCCTCTGATACAATGTTCCCACAAAAGCAAGTGGTACAGAAGAAGGTAGATGTCTTATTTCTGAAtgccttcctcccctccagGAGATGGAATCCCAACAGTGTTTGTTGCAGTAGCTGGCAGAAGCAACGGTTTGGGGCCAGTAATGTCTGGTAACACTGCTTACCCAGTTGTCAACTGTCCTCCGCTCTCAGCTGACTGGGGTACTCAGGATGTGTGGTCTTCACTCAGACTACCCAGCGGTAGGATGATCTTAAACTTCTGCTCTTGTTCTGACCTAGTtctatttttgttcttgttctaGTTGTATACatatacaaacacatacacgacaaaacactggaagaggaGCTGGATATAGTACTGAACAAAATCTTTGAAATATCTTGCATATAGTCTTTGACTTTTTGATAGCAAAAAGCCCAGTAGGCAGAGCAAAGATTGCATAGGAATAATCTTCAGAAAGATGTAAACCATGGCTCATCCTTGCCTAACATTCCAGTTTGAAATTGGAGTTGGTATTAATGGTAATTTAAATAACGGAATTTTGTTCTAGAGCAGTGTTTTCTGTATGATT comes from Falco naumanni isolate bFalNau1 chromosome 1, bFalNau1.pat, whole genome shotgun sequence and encodes:
- the LOC121089203 gene encoding multifunctional protein ADE2, whose protein sequence is MAPAASDLKLGKKVNEGKTKEVYELPDIPGCVLMQSKDQITAGNAARKDRMEGKAAISNTTTSCVFQLLQEAGIKTAFVRKQSDTAFIAAHCEMIPIEWVCRRIATGSFLKRNPGVKEGYKFYPPKIEMFYKDDANNDPQWSEEQLIEAKFCFAGLTIGQTEVDIMARSTQAIFEILEKSWQPQNCTLVDLKIEFGVNILTKEIVLADVIDNDSWRLWPSGDRSQQKDKQSYRDLKEVTPEALQMVKRNFEWVAERVELLLKTKSQGRVVVLMGSPSDLSHCEKIKKACAAFGIPCELRVTSAHKGPDETLRIKAEYEGDGIPTVFVAVAGRSNGLGPVMSGNTAYPVVNCPPLSADWGTQDVWSSLRLPSGLGCPTTLSPDGAAQFAAQIFGLNNHLVWAKLRSNMLNTWISLKQADKKLRECTL